The Clostridia bacterium genome includes a region encoding these proteins:
- a CDS encoding ABC transporter permease — protein MVLELFNFLVSPLELGLLYGIMALGVYITFRSLNFPDLTVDGSLTLGAAVAASLVAAGHAPWLGTVLAPLVGALAGAATGILNTYLRISGLLAGILTMTALYSVNLRIMGRANIPLLRVETIFDNAAGLGLGQTAPFVVSLVLVAALVALLYWFLETEMGMALRATGDNEQMIRSQGVNTDTVKILGLALSNALVALSGACVAQYQHFADIQMGIGTIIAGLASVIIGEVLFGTPSIWRALIAVVGGSFFYRLVIAVVLWLGLQPTDLKLMTAVLVALALASPQIRQYLRARQGGSSTAR, from the coding sequence ATGGTCCTGGAGCTGTTCAACTTCCTGGTCAGCCCTCTGGAGCTAGGTCTGCTCTACGGGATCATGGCGTTAGGGGTTTATATTACCTTTCGCTCACTTAACTTCCCCGACCTAACGGTAGACGGCAGCCTCACCCTGGGGGCTGCCGTCGCCGCCAGCCTGGTGGCCGCGGGCCACGCGCCCTGGCTGGGCACGGTTCTGGCGCCGCTGGTGGGCGCCCTGGCCGGAGCCGCAACCGGCATACTGAACACCTACCTGCGCATTTCGGGGCTGCTGGCCGGCATCCTCACCATGACCGCCCTTTACTCCGTGAACCTCCGCATCATGGGCCGGGCCAACATTCCCCTCCTGCGGGTGGAAACCATCTTCGATAACGCCGCCGGTCTGGGCTTGGGTCAGACGGCGCCCTTTGTGGTCTCGCTGGTGCTGGTGGCGGCGCTGGTGGCCCTGCTCTACTGGTTCCTGGAGACCGAAATGGGCATGGCCCTGCGGGCCACCGGCGACAACGAGCAGATGATCCGCAGCCAGGGCGTTAACACCGATACGGTAAAGATCCTGGGCCTGGCCCTCTCCAACGCCCTGGTGGCCCTTTCGGGAGCCTGCGTGGCCCAGTACCAGCACTTCGCCGACATTCAAATGGGCATAGGCACCATAATCGCCGGCCTGGCCTCGGTGATAATCGGCGAGGTGCTGTTCGGCACCCCCAGCATCTGGCGCGCGCTGATCGCGGTGGTGGGCGGCTCCTTCTTCTACCGGCTGGTCATCGCGGTGGTGCTCTGGCTGGGCCTGCAGCCTACCGACCTCAAGCTCATGACCGCCGTGCTGGTGGCCCTGGCCCTGGCCTCCCCGCAGATCCGGCAGTACCTGAGGGCCCGGCAGGGCGGCAGTTCCACGGCGAGGTGA